DNA from Dioscorea cayenensis subsp. rotundata cultivar TDr96_F1 chromosome 26, TDr96_F1_v2_PseudoChromosome.rev07_lg8_w22 25.fasta, whole genome shotgun sequence:
TAAGATTCAGAATTAGGCATTCTTTTAAGTCCTATCATCATGTGTTGGGTCAGTTAGACCATAGAATCATTTGTatcaaaaaaaatagaatttgagTGTTACCAAATGAAGAGGAATTTCTGCCTAGAGGATCCTCAATGAAagtattcatttattttcattcttcatTGCTGCATTCAGGGGTTCCCTTTCACTTGATACATGTATCATAAAAGTTGCATCATGATCCTGTCTTGGTGCAACTAGGCCTTTTTTTTACTGGGCAATTGAATTTTTGAAGGAAAATTAAAATGGTTGATTTTCGAGGTCATGGCTCATGCCTATGCGCAAAATTCTTTTATTGGATAGTGGATAATTTCATTACTGTTGAAGCTGGATGTGGTTAGGCCCCTGGTTTCCTTGAACGGAATTTGACCTTCAattttgacaaatttttttttccctgaaaCACGATTGGTTTTTAAAATCACTTCCAGATCAAGGCCTTTTACTAGTCAGTCCCAGGAAAGCCCCCAGGCAGCGTAATTGTATTGCGTGAACATCATCCGAGTGGTAGGGAACAATCTTATTGTATATGTTAAAACTCTTTCTAAAATGGGGCTTTTgactttctttcatttttatattgtaGATTGTTTGTCAGAATTAGCTTATTTGGTTTGTAAGCCAATATCTGTTTATCTTTATAGATATACTTCATATGTTAAGGAGCTTATACAATCCCGTAGCATCGCCTCCTGAGAGCTGTATTTTATTTCAGGAATAGTTTTCTTCACTATAAGGTGGTGGAATCCAGAAACCCTTGCAGCCATGCACCCGGTAGGGAAAGCTAAAAGCTCATGGCCTTATGTGGAGGAGAAATCCTACTTATGGACATGGCTATTTGCTGTCCCTTTGGTTGCATATACTCTTTGGCAGCTCCTCTATTTCCTTATTGTCAATGTGCTCCGTAGACAAAGGCTCTTACGCGACCCTGAAGTCATGACTTCCTACAGGTTATTTACATTTCATGCCATGTTTTTCTtccatatattaaataatatacatGACTCAACAAAGATCCCAAGTTAGCTCAAACACAAGTATAGAACCTGAAGAAATGGGGCAATCTAACAGGCTTAAATTTCCAGATGATGTCTGAGGGATTGATTGGATATTAAACTGCAGGGAACTTTCCAAAAAAGCACAAAAAGCAAACAACATATGGTGGAGGTTAAGCGGGTTGCTTGGTGATCAGAATCGACAGATGATGTACATACTTTTGCAAGCTCTCTTCACTGTTGCTACAATGGCCCTCACTGTACCCATCTTCCTTTCCTATGAAATGCATGTGATTTTCCAGGTTCTGAAAGTATCTGCCACTGTGTGGAACGGTGGTAACTTCCTTCTTGATGTCATGCCAAGACAAGTGGttttgaaggaaaagaagaaacttGAAATGCAACCCATCATTCCTGAACGACCAGAGCAGCCATCTACGGCGGTTGATAGTTCACTGAACGATCACAATGCTTCTGATGAAGGGTACAGCTCTTAAACCAAGATAACaactaatatatacatatatatatatatatatatatatatatatatataacatagtTGCAGCTTTCAGGTGTTTAACTTATTTTGCACTTATGTAATCTCGAACTGAATGATATAATGCTGTTCTTGTTTGGGAGGCTGTATCTTACGTGTAATGGTGGCTGGTTCCATTGAATTTTGTGTCTGTGAAAAGGAGTGTAAACTACAATTAGGAGTGagttgtttatgtttttgagCATTATTTCTTGAATTGATAGCCTGTGAGGTTTTGCTTCAAAGACACAATCCACGCCACACACTCTATCTTAAAATCACTTCTAAgatttttactttattctaaACCAGATGAACGAAATTAACTTTGATAGAGTTATATTCATCAAATTAAACTGGAGTACTGAACACCGGAAAAGGTGCATTgttttaaacaaacaaagaagagaaatatttatttaacagATAAGAGTGAGAGAGCATTAACAGAGCACTCGCGATATCTTTAACACACTTCTAGTACAAAATACATAGTTTTCTCATACAACACACAAAACACAGATCACAGATCAAAAAGGGAAAACATTAAACATCTTTCATGCGACCTTAACCTCGACGGATTTCGGCTTCTTCGGCTCCGGCGGCGGCAGCTTCTCCACGGTCACGGTCAGCACTCCATCCCGGCAAACCGCTGAGATCGCCTCCGTGTTCGCATTCTCCGGCAACGAGAACTTTCTCATGAACTTACCGACCCTTCTCTCCATCCGCAGGTACTTCACATCctgctcttcttctcctctctttctctcaccaCTGATCACGACCACGTTCTCATCCTCAACCTGGACCTTGATCTCCCCTGGCTTCACCCCAGGCATATCCATCTCAAAGACGTAAGATCCAGGGAGTTCCTTCACGTCTGCCGGAGTCGCAGCCATGGCTTTACGATCACGAACGTAGGCTCTGGTCGGTGCATTGATGGCTTTATCCACCACCTCATCAGGTATGTCCATGAGGTGCTGCAATGTGGACATGAGAGGTCCCTCCAAACCCATCACCAGGTCCATTGCTTCTCCCAATCCTCTTGTTGATCTTCTTCTaatgctgttgttgttgttgatcttgCTCTTCTCTTTGGTTGCTTTGGATTTCATCGATGATTagggatttagggttttgggaaGCATTTATAGGGAGTGATTGGATAATTTGGGATGTTTCTCGAGTGAGCGTTTGTTGTTCAGAGGTCTCTAAAACCTTCGCGAATTGGGACGAAGCTTCTGAAATATTCTGGGAAGTGGAGAATTCAATCCAAAATTTTGAGGGTGTCCCTGTGCTATGCTGTTTGTGGGTTGGGctgagatttaattaaatggGCTGGACTTGGATTATATGGGCTGGGCTTGTTGTTATCCAACCATGTTACCGCTGAAATTGTGCAAAAGTGCAAAGGTGATGGATACATTATGGGTGCTTAGTCTGatccatgaaaaatttaaaatggagTATAATAACAACTTTTTAGTTTATCGGCACTAGATCCCCGCGTGTCCTTTCTCAAAAGGTGGGTTCAACTTTAGCTTACACAAGGTGAGGGCATAAGTGTATTAAGATGTTAAATCCACGTCTATGTATATACTATTGGTATtttgtcccaaaaaaaatatatatatgtgtacaaTATAAATAGGTAATTACATACAATAtaacttcataaattttttttatacctaAAAAATTATAGCGTAAAAATTTTGCCACTTACagtagagattaaaaaaaattatgttagttattaaatattaaatataaaacaataccAGTATTTGTATTGTACTTTAATTGGTTGTAGTGTGTGTATTACTTACGCTATTCTCATCTATGAGTTAACACAtgatctaaaaataatatttacattaaGATGATTGCAGTGAATCCATTTCTTATTCCATAACTTATATGGGAGTTG
Protein-coding regions in this window:
- the LOC120253059 gene encoding 17.1 kDa class II heat shock protein-like, with amino-acid sequence MKSKATKEKSKINNNNSIRRRSTRGLGEAMDLVMGLEGPLMSTLQHLMDIPDEVVDKAINAPTRAYVRDRKAMAATPADVKELPGSYVFEMDMPGVKPGEIKVQVEDENVVVISGERKRGEEEQDVKYLRMERRVGKFMRKFSLPENANTEAISAVCRDGVLTVTVEKLPPPEPKKPKSVEVKVA
- the LOC120253234 gene encoding glycerophosphocholine acyltransferase 1-like, which codes for MAEEEASLDNGEAFRKVRMTIAERSKRVAETKEKTKKILSKQAVKIAKQAEEHERFITKVTHLLSVLGFGAFCFILGARPQDVPYVYCLFYVTFVPLRWIYYRYKKWHYYLLDFCYYANTIFLITLLFFPKHEKLFMVCFSFAEGPLAWALIIWRCSLVFSSADKIVSVLIHLLPGIVFFTIRWWNPETLAAMHPVGKAKSSWPYVEEKSYLWTWLFAVPLVAYTLWQLLYFLIVNVLRRQRLLRDPEVMTSYRELSKKAQKANNIWWRLSGLLGDQNRQMMYILLQALFTVATMALTVPIFLSYEMHVIFQVLKVSATVWNGGNFLLDVMPRQVVLKEKKKLEMQPIIPERPEQPSTAVDSSLNDHNASDEGYSS